From one Nonomuraea polychroma genomic stretch:
- a CDS encoding Gfo/Idh/MocA family protein has protein sequence MPHDHIGVAVVGAGMAGRSHAAGYRSATTTYDAGLPDVRLVAIADVNEHFAEETARRFGYERAETSWQVVAEDPDIDVVSVVVANHLHREIAEGLLAAGKHVLCEKPFAPTIAEAAAMVAAAKARPDLQTGVGFTFRRSPAISAVKRLLDDGSMGRPIHFNGHYWCDYGADASGPMSWRYKGGPGSGALADIGSHLVDLAEFLCGPIRSVRGSILSTFITERALPLGTAIGHAATTLSDEREPVENEDLVTFTATFESGATATMSASRVALGLANSLGFEVFTENAAATFDLLRASEFRFMDRSVQGVTKGYRQVAVGPEHPYLTGGLPMDFPGVGYGQNDLFVFQARAFLEQVAGLDRLPRVPSFEHGLHNLRLLAAITESALNGGAEVKVPSYTP, from the coding sequence ATGCCCCACGACCACATCGGCGTCGCCGTCGTCGGCGCCGGGATGGCCGGCAGATCGCACGCCGCCGGCTATCGCAGCGCGACGACGACGTACGACGCGGGCCTGCCTGACGTGCGGTTGGTGGCGATCGCCGACGTGAACGAACACTTCGCTGAGGAAACCGCACGCCGCTTCGGATACGAGCGGGCGGAGACGTCCTGGCAGGTCGTGGCAGAAGATCCGGATATCGACGTCGTGAGCGTCGTGGTCGCGAACCATTTGCACCGGGAAATCGCCGAAGGGCTGCTGGCGGCGGGCAAGCACGTTTTGTGCGAGAAACCCTTCGCGCCGACCATCGCGGAGGCCGCGGCGATGGTGGCCGCGGCCAAGGCCAGGCCGGACCTTCAGACGGGAGTCGGCTTCACGTTCCGCCGTTCCCCCGCGATCTCGGCGGTGAAGCGACTCCTCGACGACGGGTCGATGGGACGGCCGATCCACTTCAACGGCCACTACTGGTGCGACTACGGCGCCGATGCGTCGGGGCCGATGAGCTGGAGGTACAAGGGCGGCCCGGGATCGGGTGCGCTCGCCGACATCGGCAGTCATCTCGTGGACCTCGCCGAGTTCCTGTGCGGTCCGATCCGCTCCGTCCGTGGATCGATCCTGTCGACGTTCATCACCGAGCGTGCCTTGCCGCTCGGCACGGCCATCGGGCACGCCGCGACGACGCTGAGCGATGAGCGTGAGCCGGTCGAGAACGAAGACCTGGTGACCTTCACCGCGACCTTCGAGTCCGGTGCCACGGCGACGATGTCGGCCTCGCGCGTCGCCCTCGGCCTGGCGAACTCCCTCGGCTTCGAGGTGTTCACCGAGAACGCCGCGGCGACCTTCGACCTGCTGCGGGCGAGCGAGTTCCGCTTCATGGACCGCTCGGTGCAGGGGGTGACGAAGGGCTACCGGCAGGTGGCCGTCGGTCCGGAGCACCCGTACCTCACCGGCGGCCTGCCCATGGACTTCCCCGGCGTCGGATACGGCCAGAACGACCTGTTCGTCTTCCAGGCCCGCGCGTTCTTGGAGCAGGTGGCCGGTCTCGACCGGCTGCCTCGGGTCCCCTCGTTCGAGCACGGGCTGCACAACCTCCGGCTGCTCGCCGCCATCACCGAGTCGGCGCTCAACGGCGGCGCCGAAGTGAAGGTCCCGTCGTACACCCCTTAG
- a CDS encoding sugar phosphate isomerase/epimerase family protein, whose translation MKLGAYTACLHDKPLTEALAVLKGMGLESAEINSGGFIPEPHLPIDGILASAQARQDYLGLFDEHGITLTALNCNGNPLHPNRVVREKHSGDLLRSLELAALLGVKRVVTMSGTPAASAAGSNPAWNVLPWDSAYLDVQDYQWNEVAIPFWKTVQERAAHFDVKVAIEMHPHNVVYNPATLERLVDKIHATHVGAEMDPSHLFWQGIDPVEAIGHLGSLVYNAAAKDTRINPAARVNGVLDDRFGRVQPDEPGAVGLGGPYTLSRWPQDSSWDFVAVGRGHDIAWWTAFLQALEKVDPDMAVNIEHEDQELDQLEGLAAAAKALLQAAGR comes from the coding sequence ATGAAGCTCGGCGCCTACACCGCCTGCCTGCATGACAAGCCGCTGACTGAGGCCCTGGCCGTTCTCAAAGGAATGGGCTTGGAGAGCGCGGAGATCAACTCCGGCGGATTCATCCCTGAGCCGCACCTGCCGATCGACGGCATTCTCGCGAGCGCGCAGGCTCGCCAGGACTACCTCGGGCTCTTCGACGAGCACGGAATCACGCTGACCGCGCTCAACTGCAACGGCAACCCCCTGCACCCGAACCGCGTGGTCCGGGAGAAGCACTCGGGCGACCTCCTGCGCTCACTGGAGCTGGCCGCCCTCCTGGGCGTCAAGCGCGTCGTCACGATGTCGGGCACGCCGGCCGCGAGCGCCGCCGGAAGCAATCCGGCGTGGAACGTCCTGCCCTGGGACAGCGCCTACCTCGATGTCCAGGATTACCAGTGGAACGAGGTCGCGATCCCTTTCTGGAAGACGGTCCAGGAGCGTGCGGCCCACTTCGACGTCAAGGTGGCGATCGAGATGCACCCGCACAACGTCGTCTACAACCCGGCGACGCTGGAGCGGCTCGTCGACAAGATCCATGCCACGCACGTCGGTGCCGAGATGGACCCCAGTCACCTGTTCTGGCAGGGCATCGATCCGGTGGAGGCGATCGGGCACCTCGGTTCCCTGGTGTACAACGCCGCGGCCAAGGACACCCGGATCAATCCCGCGGCGCGGGTGAACGGCGTCCTCGACGACCGCTTCGGCCGCGTTCAACCGGACGAGCCCGGGGCCGTCGGCCTCGGCGGGCCGTACACCCTGTCGCGCTGGCCGCAGGACTCCTCCTGGGATTTCGTCGCTGTCGGCCGCGGCCACGACATCGCCTGGTGGACCGCCTTCCTCCAGGCGCTCGAGAAGGTGGACCCGGACATGGCCGTGAACATCGAGCACGAAGACCAGGAACTCGACCAGCTCGAAGGCTTGGCCGCGGCGGCCAAGGCCCTGCTCCAGGCCGCCGGCCGCTGA
- a CDS encoding substrate-binding domain-containing protein, with the protein MEGTRTRRRPLGRPNRLSLTAISLLAAATLTACASGKATSGTASQAAAAPSAAATTGGSGGGKVSIFVIGGKSDDPFWSAVKRGGDDAAKVVEAGGGKVTWLGPQNYDNLGPDAAKLILSAKSQGATAIIGADWVPEAQNDAFKTASSGGVPVFLFNAGGPEQAKNVGALSYTGSEELLAGKAGGEFFAMNGAKNVLCVNTVPGAVNTEARCKGVAQGMSTGGTSTQLPLPSSSFGNPTAVTQAIKAALLKDSTIDGLITISTQDADSAAAAIDQAGAAGKVKLGTFDMSETQLQRIKAGKQLFCIDQQPYLQGYLAVSQAYAYNAFGLRVAQDSLLTGPAIVDAGNVDAAIAGVKAGVR; encoded by the coding sequence ATGGAAGGCACACGAACCCGGCGGCGTCCGCTGGGCCGCCCCAACCGCCTCTCGCTGACGGCGATCAGCCTCCTCGCCGCCGCCACCCTGACCGCCTGCGCGAGCGGCAAGGCCACCAGCGGCACCGCGAGCCAGGCCGCCGCGGCCCCCAGCGCGGCCGCGACCACCGGCGGATCCGGCGGCGGGAAGGTCTCCATCTTCGTCATCGGCGGCAAGTCCGACGACCCGTTCTGGTCCGCGGTCAAGCGAGGCGGGGACGACGCCGCCAAGGTCGTCGAGGCAGGCGGCGGCAAGGTGACGTGGCTGGGCCCGCAGAACTACGACAACCTCGGCCCGGACGCCGCCAAACTCATCCTCAGCGCCAAAAGCCAGGGCGCCACCGCCATCATCGGCGCCGACTGGGTGCCGGAGGCGCAGAACGACGCCTTCAAGACCGCTTCCAGTGGCGGCGTCCCGGTTTTCCTGTTCAACGCCGGTGGCCCTGAGCAGGCCAAGAACGTGGGCGCGCTGTCCTACACCGGCTCCGAGGAGTTGCTGGCGGGCAAGGCCGGAGGCGAGTTCTTCGCCATGAACGGCGCGAAGAACGTCCTGTGCGTCAACACCGTTCCCGGCGCGGTGAACACCGAGGCCCGGTGCAAGGGCGTCGCCCAGGGCATGAGCACCGGCGGCACGTCCACCCAGCTGCCGCTGCCCTCGTCCAGCTTCGGCAACCCGACGGCCGTGACTCAGGCGATCAAGGCTGCCCTGCTCAAGGACAGCACCATCGACGGCCTGATCACCATCAGCACCCAGGACGCCGACAGCGCGGCCGCCGCCATCGACCAGGCAGGCGCCGCGGGCAAGGTCAAGCTGGGCACGTTCGACATGAGCGAGACCCAGCTGCAGCGCATCAAGGCCGGCAAGCAGCTCTTCTGCATCGACCAGCAGCCCTACCTGCAGGGTTACCTCGCCGTATCCCAGGCCTACGCCTACAACGCCTTCGGACTCCGCGTCGCGCAGGACTCGCTGCTGACGGGGCCCGCCATCGTCGACGCCGGCAACGTCGACGCCGCGATCGCCGGTGTCAAGGCAGGCGTCCGCTGA
- a CDS encoding ABC transporter permease, translating into MTVQISDTARPTVPGTSSARTLRNLTYRPEAGALIGTLGVFVFFTVFGGANFLAPSGTAAWLNVAAELGIIAVPVGLLMIAGELDLSVGSVLAASSMTLAIVSGYWGGPVVLGIVLALGVGVAVGLLNGLIVTRTNVPSFVVTLATLFGTAGLTLGLSRVITGTTSVAINPDPASKAVFGTLVAGQFEVAIFWWLAVALGVGWMLQMTRYGNWILAVGGDKDSARAAGIPTDRLKIALYVGSGFGAALVGVIQTILYNGAQVANGQSFVFNSIIAVVVGGVLLTGGYGSVVGVVLGTLTFAIVNQGIYYTGWNSDWASFILGVLILAAVLMNNTFRRLALSYAPRPGKKA; encoded by the coding sequence ATGACCGTCCAGATCTCCGACACGGCCCGCCCCACAGTGCCCGGGACGTCGTCGGCCCGTACCCTACGCAACTTGACCTACCGGCCCGAGGCCGGGGCCCTCATCGGGACCTTGGGCGTCTTCGTCTTCTTCACCGTGTTCGGCGGCGCCAACTTCCTCGCGCCCTCCGGCACCGCGGCCTGGCTGAACGTCGCCGCGGAGCTCGGCATCATCGCCGTCCCGGTCGGCCTCCTCATGATCGCCGGCGAGCTCGACCTGTCCGTCGGCTCCGTGCTCGCGGCCAGCTCGATGACCCTGGCCATCGTCTCGGGCTACTGGGGCGGACCGGTGGTCCTCGGCATCGTGCTCGCCCTCGGCGTCGGCGTGGCGGTAGGGCTGCTCAACGGACTCATCGTGACGCGCACCAACGTGCCCTCCTTCGTCGTCACCTTGGCGACCCTCTTCGGGACGGCCGGACTGACCCTGGGGCTCTCCCGTGTGATCACCGGCACCACCAGCGTCGCCATCAACCCCGACCCGGCCTCGAAGGCAGTGTTCGGCACGCTCGTCGCCGGCCAGTTCGAGGTGGCGATCTTCTGGTGGCTCGCGGTCGCGCTCGGCGTCGGCTGGATGCTGCAGATGACCAGGTACGGCAACTGGATCCTGGCCGTGGGCGGCGACAAGGACAGCGCCCGCGCCGCCGGCATCCCCACCGACCGGCTCAAGATCGCCCTGTACGTCGGGAGCGGGTTCGGCGCCGCCCTGGTCGGCGTGATCCAGACCATCCTCTACAACGGCGCCCAGGTCGCCAACGGGCAGTCGTTCGTCTTCAACTCCATCATCGCGGTCGTCGTCGGAGGCGTCCTGCTGACCGGTGGCTACGGATCCGTTGTCGGGGTCGTCCTCGGCACGCTCACCTTCGCGATCGTGAACCAGGGCATCTACTACACAGGCTGGAACTCCGACTGGGCGAGCTTCATCCTCGGCGTCCTCATCCTCGCCGCCGTCCTCATGAACAACACGTTCCGCCGGTTGGCGCTGTCGTACGCGCCTCGCCCCGGGAAGAAGGCCTGA
- a CDS encoding ATP-binding cassette domain-containing protein translates to MSKSFVGTNALQDISLEVHPGRVLCLLGDNGAGKSTLIKILSGVHTPTSGAIEVNGQPVVFKSPRDASAYGIATVHQFGGTFPLMSVGRSFFVGVEPTKGWGPFKRFDKSLAGEIAVREMQSLGITRVTDGKRLVGSLSGGERQALAIARAVYFGANVLILDEPTAALGVKEASHVLRIIMQARAKGVAVIFVTHNVLHAMMVGDHFAVLIHGRKADDFRKGERTREQITDLMAGGEAMADLEAELAELEASA, encoded by the coding sequence GTGAGCAAGTCGTTCGTCGGCACGAACGCGTTGCAGGACATCTCCCTGGAGGTACACCCGGGAAGGGTGCTGTGCCTGCTCGGCGACAACGGCGCCGGCAAGTCCACCCTGATCAAGATCCTTTCCGGCGTCCACACCCCCACGAGCGGCGCCATCGAGGTGAACGGGCAACCCGTCGTCTTCAAGAGCCCGCGGGACGCGAGCGCGTACGGAATCGCCACCGTTCACCAGTTCGGCGGCACCTTCCCGCTGATGAGCGTCGGCCGGTCGTTCTTCGTGGGGGTCGAGCCCACCAAGGGCTGGGGGCCATTCAAGCGCTTCGACAAGAGCCTCGCCGGCGAGATCGCCGTCCGCGAGATGCAGTCCCTCGGCATCACCCGGGTGACCGACGGCAAGCGGCTGGTCGGCAGCCTGTCCGGCGGCGAGCGTCAGGCCTTGGCCATCGCGCGTGCCGTCTACTTCGGCGCCAACGTCCTCATCCTCGACGAGCCGACCGCCGCGCTCGGCGTCAAGGAGGCCTCGCACGTCCTGCGGATCATCATGCAGGCACGTGCCAAGGGCGTCGCCGTCATCTTCGTCACGCACAACGTCCTGCACGCCATGATGGTCGGCGACCACTTCGCGGTCCTGATCCACGGACGGAAAGCGGACGACTTCCGCAAGGGCGAGCGGACCCGTGAGCAGATCACGGACCTGATGGCGGGCGGCGAGGCCATGGCGGACCTCGAGGCGGAGCTCGCGGAACTGGAGGCATCGGCATGA
- a CDS encoding sugar phosphate isomerase/epimerase family protein encodes MKIALDPYMLRSVPLLELPGVVADLGYEYIELSPREDFMPFFLHPRADDAKVKAFKKALDGAGVKISSVLPLYRWSGPDEEEREAAVRYWKRALQITVELGCTIMNSEFNGRPEQASLSEAKFWKSMEELLPVFEREGVRLRLEPHPDDFVEDGKVAVDMIRGIDSPHVSFLYCAPHTFHMGGNMVEIMEYAGPLMTHLHLADAFDHTASSGLRYIVNPPGSTARVHQHLDIGQGEVDWETFFATLHRLGFADGADTIMTSCVFAWEDRARESATFMRQTIDKYIGSW; translated from the coding sequence ATGAAGATCGCCCTCGACCCGTACATGCTGCGGTCCGTGCCGTTGCTGGAGCTCCCCGGCGTCGTGGCCGATCTCGGCTATGAGTACATCGAGCTGTCGCCGCGCGAGGACTTCATGCCGTTCTTCCTGCATCCGCGGGCGGACGACGCGAAGGTCAAGGCCTTCAAGAAGGCCCTCGACGGCGCCGGCGTGAAGATCTCCTCGGTCCTGCCGCTCTACCGGTGGTCCGGCCCGGACGAGGAGGAGCGCGAGGCCGCCGTCCGGTACTGGAAGCGCGCCCTCCAGATCACCGTCGAGCTCGGCTGCACCATCATGAACAGCGAGTTCAACGGCCGTCCCGAGCAGGCGAGCCTGTCGGAGGCGAAGTTCTGGAAGTCCATGGAGGAGCTGCTGCCGGTCTTCGAGCGTGAGGGCGTGCGGCTACGCCTCGAGCCGCACCCGGACGACTTCGTCGAGGACGGCAAGGTCGCCGTCGACATGATCCGCGGGATCGACTCCCCGCACGTGTCGTTTCTGTACTGCGCCCCGCACACCTTCCACATGGGCGGCAACATGGTCGAGATCATGGAGTACGCCGGGCCGCTGATGACTCACCTGCATCTGGCCGACGCCTTCGACCACACCGCCTCCTCGGGGCTGCGTTACATCGTCAACCCGCCGGGCTCCACGGCCCGGGTGCACCAGCACCTGGACATCGGACAGGGAGAGGTCGACTGGGAGACCTTCTTCGCCACCCTGCACCGGCTCGGATTCGCCGACGGCGCGGACACCATCATGACCTCGTGCGTGTTCGCCTGGGAGGACCGCGCGCGCGAGTCCGCGACCTTCATGCGCCAGACCATCGACAAGTACATCGGGTCCTGGTGA
- a CDS encoding FadR/GntR family transcriptional regulator, whose product MNQSSPGGASSQHAPAEAGLHARVLDHLGTAICSGDVAAGSVLSIDDLVDRYQVSRSVIREVLRVLASMGLIETRRRVGIMIQPAEVWSVFDPQVIRWRLASDGRMAQMRSITELRTAIEPHAAWLAAERIGDDEASELVGLAAKMWAAGKAGDEARFLVLDIDFHRRVLAASGNEMFAKLQLIVAEVLAGRHHYHLMPHYPDEEALQLHTDVAQAIQRRDGERAREAMVGIMEQGFAEMKSMWEQAVEPGGA is encoded by the coding sequence GTGAATCAGTCCTCCCCCGGGGGCGCATCCAGCCAGCACGCCCCTGCCGAGGCAGGGCTGCACGCACGCGTCCTGGACCACCTCGGCACCGCCATATGCAGCGGCGACGTGGCCGCCGGTTCCGTGCTGAGCATCGACGACCTGGTCGACCGCTATCAGGTCTCCCGCTCAGTGATCCGCGAGGTGCTGCGGGTGCTCGCATCCATGGGACTCATCGAGACCCGGCGCCGGGTCGGAATCATGATCCAGCCCGCCGAGGTGTGGAGTGTCTTCGATCCGCAGGTGATCCGCTGGCGGCTCGCCTCGGACGGGCGGATGGCGCAGATGCGCTCGATCACCGAGCTGCGGACCGCGATCGAGCCGCACGCCGCCTGGCTGGCCGCCGAGCGGATCGGCGACGACGAGGCCAGCGAGCTGGTCGGGCTCGCGGCCAAGATGTGGGCCGCCGGGAAGGCTGGCGACGAGGCGCGCTTCCTCGTCCTGGACATCGACTTCCACCGGCGGGTGCTGGCCGCCTCCGGCAATGAGATGTTCGCGAAACTGCAACTGATCGTCGCCGAGGTGCTCGCGGGCCGGCACCACTACCACTTGATGCCGCACTATCCGGACGAGGAGGCGTTGCAGCTGCACACCGACGTGGCCCAGGCGATTCAGCGGCGCGACGGCGAGCGGGCCCGGGAGGCCATGGTGGGGATCATGGAGCAGGGCTTCGCCGAGATGAAGTCAATGTGGGAGCAGGCCGTCGAGCCCGGCGGTGCCTGA